From the genome of Geobacter sp. SVR, one region includes:
- a CDS encoding NADP-dependent isocitrate dehydrogenase has translation MATHKIIWTEIDEAPALATYSLLPIVQAFTKGTGVDVETRDISLAGRIIANFPENLTESQRIPDFLAQLGELSLQQEANIIKLPNISASVPQLKEAIKELQQQGYKVPDYPENPQNDAEKEIKERYAKVLGSAVNPVLREGNSDRRAPISVKNFSKKNPHKLGAWTADSKSEVTHMSAGDFYGNEKSVEMVDGGAFKIELVGNDGKTTVLKDKLTAEKGEILDATFMSAKALRKFYEEQIEDAKKSGQLLSLHLKATMMKVSDPVLFGHAVSVFYKDVFEKHAATFKELSVNPNMGLGDLYNKIQSLPADKKAEIEADIQAVYAKRPALAMVDSDKGITNLHVPNDIIVDASMPVVVRDSGKMWNAEGKLQDTKAMIPDRCYATMYKAIVQDCQKHGALDPATMGSVPNVGLMAQKAEEYGSHPTTFEIPFDGTVRVVDAAGNSLMEHKVEAGDVWRMSRVKDIPIQDWVKLAVRRAKATGAHAVFWLDKNRAHDANVIAKVEKYLKDYDTAGLEIRILPPVDAMNYSLERIRKGLDTISVTGNVLRDYLTDLFPILEVGTSAKMLSIVPLLAGGGLFETGAGGSAPKHVQQFVKEGYLRWDSLGEFSALAASLEHLASVFNNDKAQVLAETLDQAIAKFLDNNKSPARKVGQIDNRGSHFYLALYWAQALAEQAKDAGLKAKFVTVAQKLAENEAKINEELLGAQGKPVDMGGYYHPDCVKVSKAMRPSATLNAIVDAL, from the coding sequence ATGGCAACACACAAGATAATTTGGACGGAAATCGATGAGGCACCCGCGCTGGCAACCTATTCTCTGCTCCCCATCGTCCAGGCGTTCACCAAAGGGACCGGCGTTGACGTCGAGACCCGCGACATCTCCCTGGCAGGCAGGATTATCGCCAATTTTCCCGAGAATCTGACGGAGAGCCAGAGGATCCCCGATTTTCTGGCCCAGCTCGGTGAGCTTTCCCTCCAGCAGGAGGCCAACATCATCAAGCTGCCGAATATCAGCGCCTCGGTTCCCCAGCTGAAAGAGGCCATCAAGGAACTGCAGCAGCAGGGTTACAAGGTTCCCGATTATCCGGAGAACCCCCAGAACGACGCCGAGAAAGAGATCAAGGAGCGTTACGCCAAGGTCCTCGGCAGCGCCGTCAACCCGGTTCTGCGCGAAGGCAACTCCGATCGCCGCGCCCCGATTTCGGTGAAGAACTTCTCCAAGAAGAACCCCCACAAGCTGGGTGCCTGGACTGCCGACTCGAAATCCGAAGTGACGCACATGTCTGCCGGCGATTTCTATGGCAACGAGAAGTCGGTCGAGATGGTTGACGGCGGCGCTTTCAAAATCGAGCTGGTCGGCAACGACGGCAAGACCACCGTTCTCAAGGACAAGCTCACCGCTGAAAAAGGCGAGATTCTCGACGCCACCTTCATGAGCGCCAAGGCCCTGCGGAAGTTCTACGAAGAGCAGATCGAGGATGCTAAAAAGAGCGGCCAGCTGCTTTCCCTGCACCTGAAAGCGACCATGATGAAGGTGTCCGACCCGGTCCTGTTCGGTCATGCCGTTTCGGTCTTCTACAAGGACGTTTTCGAGAAGCACGCCGCTACTTTCAAGGAGCTGAGCGTCAATCCCAACATGGGTCTCGGCGACCTCTACAACAAGATCCAGAGCCTTCCGGCTGACAAGAAGGCCGAGATCGAGGCGGACATTCAGGCTGTATACGCCAAGCGCCCCGCTCTGGCCATGGTCGACTCCGACAAGGGGATTACCAACCTGCACGTGCCCAACGACATCATCGTCGACGCCTCCATGCCGGTGGTTGTGCGCGATTCCGGCAAGATGTGGAATGCCGAAGGCAAACTGCAGGATACCAAGGCCATGATTCCTGATCGCTGCTATGCCACCATGTACAAGGCAATCGTTCAGGACTGCCAGAAACATGGCGCTCTCGATCCCGCGACCATGGGTTCCGTGCCCAACGTTGGCCTGATGGCCCAGAAGGCGGAAGAGTACGGCTCGCACCCCACCACCTTTGAAATTCCCTTCGACGGTACGGTGCGCGTGGTCGATGCGGCCGGCAACTCCCTGATGGAGCATAAGGTCGAAGCGGGCGATGTCTGGAGGATGTCGCGGGTGAAGGATATCCCTATCCAGGACTGGGTTAAGCTGGCCGTGAGAAGGGCCAAGGCAACCGGCGCACACGCCGTTTTCTGGCTCGACAAGAACCGCGCCCATGATGCCAACGTCATTGCCAAGGTGGAGAAGTACCTCAAGGATTACGACACTGCCGGTCTGGAGATCAGAATCCTTCCGCCGGTCGACGCCATGAACTACTCCCTGGAGAGGATCCGCAAAGGTCTGGACACGATCTCCGTGACCGGCAACGTTTTGCGCGACTACCTCACCGACCTCTTCCCGATTCTGGAAGTCGGCACCAGCGCCAAGATGCTTTCGATCGTTCCGCTCCTGGCTGGCGGCGGACTGTTCGAGACCGGCGCAGGCGGCTCCGCTCCCAAGCATGTCCAGCAGTTCGTCAAGGAAGGCTACCTGCGCTGGGATTCGCTGGGCGAATTCTCCGCTCTGGCCGCCTCCCTCGAGCATCTCGCCTCTGTCTTTAACAACGACAAGGCCCAAGTGCTGGCTGAAACCCTTGACCAGGCCATTGCCAAATTCCTGGACAACAACAAATCGCCTGCACGTAAAGTGGGGCAGATCGACAACCGCGGCAGCCATTTCTACCTGGCTCTCTACTGGGCTCAGGCCCTGGCCGAGCAGGCAAAGGATGCCGGGCTCAAGGCGAAATTCGTCACCGTGGCCCAGAAGTTGGCCGAGAACGAGGCGAAAATCAATGAGGAGCTTCTCGGTGCTCAAGGCAAGCCTGTCGATATGGGTGGCTATTATCATCCTGACTGTGTAAAAGTGTCGAAAGCGATGCGCCCCAGCGCCACATTGAACGCTATCGTGGACGCACTGTAA
- the icd gene encoding NADP-dependent isocitrate dehydrogenase, with protein MSYTYVTVPPGEKITMGPDGRVVVPDNPIIPFIEGDGTGHDIWKASVRVFDAAVGKCYGGSRKISWMEVYAGEKPFNMFREAMGDKAWLPDETIEAFKEFLVGIKGPLTTPIGGGIRSLNVALRQVLDLYVCLRPIRYFQGVPSPVKKPEDVDMVIFRENCEDIYTGIEWMQGTPECERIKDFLIKEMKVSKIRFPESSSIGIKPISKEGSERLVRAAIEYALKHRRKSLTLVHKGNIMKYTEGAFKDWGYRLATSEFRHRVVTERESWIIDNKDHNAAISIENNARQIDPGYDMMSPRQREDICREVEAALTLMPTHGSGQWKKLLMIKDTIADITLQQVLTRAKEFDVLACMNLEGDLLSDALAAQVGGIGIAPGANINFVTGHAIFEATHGTAPKYANLDKVNPGSVILSGVMMLEYMGWQEPADMITRAIDRTIGQKRVTYDFERMMQGATLLSCSGFADALIDNM; from the coding sequence ATGTCGTATACCTACGTAACAGTTCCCCCGGGGGAAAAGATCACCATGGGGCCCGACGGCAGAGTCGTCGTGCCCGACAACCCGATCATTCCTTTCATAGAAGGCGACGGAACCGGACACGACATATGGAAGGCCTCGGTACGTGTCTTCGACGCTGCGGTGGGCAAATGTTACGGCGGAAGCAGGAAGATCTCCTGGATGGAGGTCTATGCCGGTGAAAAGCCTTTCAACATGTTCCGGGAAGCAATGGGGGACAAGGCGTGGCTGCCCGATGAAACCATCGAGGCTTTCAAGGAATTCCTGGTCGGCATAAAAGGTCCCCTGACCACCCCCATTGGCGGGGGCATCCGTTCTCTCAACGTGGCCCTGCGCCAGGTGCTCGACCTGTATGTCTGCCTGCGCCCCATCCGCTATTTCCAGGGGGTTCCCTCTCCGGTGAAAAAGCCGGAAGATGTCGACATGGTGATCTTTCGCGAAAACTGCGAAGACATCTACACCGGCATCGAATGGATGCAGGGAACCCCTGAATGCGAGCGGATCAAGGACTTCCTGATCAAGGAGATGAAGGTCAGCAAGATCCGCTTCCCCGAAAGCTCTTCCATCGGGATAAAACCGATCTCGAAGGAAGGCTCGGAACGTCTGGTCCGCGCTGCCATCGAATATGCCCTGAAGCACCGGCGCAAGTCCCTTACCCTGGTGCACAAGGGCAACATCATGAAGTACACCGAAGGGGCCTTCAAGGACTGGGGGTACCGGCTGGCCACCAGCGAATTCCGTCACCGGGTGGTGACCGAGCGCGAATCGTGGATCATTGACAACAAGGATCATAACGCGGCCATCTCGATCGAGAACAATGCCCGACAGATCGACCCCGGCTACGATATGATGTCCCCCCGGCAGCGAGAAGACATCTGCAGGGAGGTGGAGGCCGCCCTGACGCTGATGCCGACCCACGGATCGGGCCAGTGGAAGAAGCTGCTGATGATCAAGGACACCATCGCCGACATCACGCTGCAGCAGGTGCTGACCCGCGCCAAAGAATTCGACGTACTGGCCTGCATGAACCTGGAAGGCGATCTCCTTTCGGATGCTCTGGCTGCTCAGGTCGGCGGAATCGGGATCGCTCCCGGCGCCAACATCAATTTCGTTACCGGCCACGCCATATTCGAGGCCACGCACGGCACTGCCCCGAAATATGCCAATCTCGACAAGGTCAATCCGGGCTCCGTGATTCTTTCCGGCGTGATGATGCTCGAGTATATGGGATGGCAGGAACCGGCCGACATGATTACCAGGGCCATTGACAGGACCATAGGCCAGAAACGCGTCACCTACGATTTCGAGCGCATGATGCAGGGTGCTACATTGTTATCCTGTTCCGGCTTTGCCGATGCCTTGATCGACAACATGTAA
- the mdh gene encoding malate dehydrogenase, with protein MARKKIALIGGGQIGGVLAQLCALRELGDVVMFDIVEGLPQGKMLDIAEVGPVDRYDVCLKGTNSYEDIQGSDVVIVTAGLPRKPGMSRDDLIEVNSKIMTSVAEGIKQYAPNSIVIVISNPLDAMVTLCQKVTGFPYSRVIGQAGVLDSARFATFIAWELGVSVKDVTAMTLGGHGDDMVPLVRYASVNGIPVMELLERKYKDKAKAKEVMDAMVKRTRGAGGEVVALLKTGSAFYSPASSAIAMAESILKDQKRVLPTCCFLQGEFGVNGYYVGVPAVLGEKGVESIIEFALDAEEQEMMDKSVAAVKGLVDSMK; from the coding sequence ATGGCACGTAAAAAGATTGCACTCATCGGCGGCGGACAGATTGGTGGGGTTCTTGCTCAGCTTTGCGCTCTGCGCGAACTCGGTGACGTTGTCATGTTCGACATCGTCGAAGGACTGCCCCAGGGCAAAATGCTCGATATCGCCGAAGTCGGCCCGGTCGACCGTTACGACGTCTGCCTGAAGGGAACCAACAGCTACGAAGATATTCAGGGCTCTGACGTGGTAATCGTGACCGCAGGTCTGCCCCGCAAGCCGGGCATGAGCCGCGACGACCTGATCGAAGTCAACTCCAAGATCATGACCAGCGTTGCCGAAGGTATCAAGCAGTACGCTCCGAACTCCATCGTCATCGTCATCTCCAACCCGCTGGACGCCATGGTTACCCTTTGTCAGAAAGTAACCGGCTTCCCCTACAGCCGCGTCATCGGTCAGGCCGGCGTGCTCGACTCCGCCCGTTTCGCTACCTTCATCGCCTGGGAACTGGGCGTTTCCGTGAAGGACGTTACCGCCATGACCCTGGGCGGTCACGGCGACGACATGGTGCCGCTGGTCCGCTACGCCAGCGTCAACGGCATTCCGGTCATGGAACTGCTGGAGCGCAAGTACAAGGATAAGGCCAAGGCCAAGGAAGTCATGGACGCCATGGTCAAGCGCACCCGCGGAGCCGGCGGCGAAGTCGTGGCTCTGCTCAAGACCGGCTCTGCCTTCTACTCGCCTGCTTCCTCCGCCATCGCCATGGCCGAGTCGATCCTCAAGGACCAGAAGCGCGTGCTGCCGACCTGCTGCTTCCTGCAGGGCGAGTTCGGTGTCAACGGCTACTACGTCGGCGTTCCCGCCGTTCTGGGCGAGAAGGGTGTTGAGAGCATCATCGAGTTCGCTCTCGATGCCGAAGAGCAGGAGATGATGGATAAATCGGTTGCCGCTGTCAAAGGTCTCGTCGACAGCATGAAGTAA
- a CDS encoding 4Fe-4S binding protein codes for MEKKLPKIEIIEKYCKGCHICVEFCPTKVLEMKGFYATVKNLEACIKCMQCELRCPDFAIKVTAE; via the coding sequence ATGGAGAAAAAATTGCCGAAAATTGAAATTATTGAAAAGTATTGCAAGGGATGCCACATCTGCGTGGAATTCTGCCCCACCAAGGTGCTGGAAATGAAGGGGTTCTACGCCACCGTAAAAAATCTGGAAGCATGTATCAAGTGTATGCAATGCGAACTGAGATGCCCGGATTTCGCCATCAAGGTCACAGCTGAATAA
- a CDS encoding 2-oxoacid:acceptor oxidoreductase subunit alpha, translating to MAKKVAFLQGNEAAAHGAIYAGCNFFGGYPITPSTEVAEVMSVELPKIGGKFIQMEDEIGAMAAILGASLAGSKVLTSTSGPGLSLKQELIGYGCIAEIPCVVYNVMRGGPSTGMPTGPSQSDVMAAKWGTHGDHPAICLVPASVQETYEEVIRAFNLSEKYRTPVMVMPDEIVAHMRERIVFPETGEIEVVPRKTPTVAPDQYKPYDTSFGDVPPLAAFGSGYKFHVTGLNKMQDGFPTTKAEIVQAEEERQVRKVEANVDDIVTFEEYQLDDAQVVVIAYGSTSRSARYAVNAAREQGIKAGMFRIKTFWPFPDKQIKALAGKVKGFVVPEMNLGMCANEVERCAQGKAPILGIFRVDGEPINPDQILEKMKEVK from the coding sequence GTGGCAAAAAAAGTAGCGTTTCTTCAGGGTAACGAGGCCGCAGCACACGGCGCCATCTACGCCGGCTGCAACTTTTTCGGCGGCTACCCAATCACACCCTCGACAGAGGTTGCTGAGGTCATGTCTGTCGAGCTTCCTAAAATCGGCGGAAAATTCATTCAGATGGAAGACGAGATCGGTGCCATGGCTGCCATTTTGGGCGCCTCACTGGCCGGCTCCAAGGTTCTTACATCGACATCCGGCCCCGGTTTGTCTCTCAAGCAGGAACTGATCGGCTACGGCTGCATTGCCGAAATCCCCTGCGTCGTCTACAACGTCATGCGCGGCGGTCCCTCCACCGGTATGCCGACCGGTCCCAGCCAGTCGGACGTTATGGCTGCAAAATGGGGCACCCACGGTGACCACCCGGCCATCTGCCTGGTGCCTGCTTCGGTTCAGGAGACCTACGAAGAAGTCATTCGTGCCTTCAATCTCTCTGAAAAATACCGTACCCCGGTTATGGTCATGCCGGATGAGATCGTTGCCCACATGCGTGAGCGCATCGTTTTCCCAGAAACTGGCGAGATCGAAGTCGTTCCGCGTAAAACTCCGACCGTCGCACCGGACCAGTACAAACCCTATGACACCAGCTTCGGCGATGTACCGCCGCTGGCCGCCTTCGGCAGCGGTTACAAATTCCATGTGACCGGTCTCAACAAGATGCAGGATGGTTTCCCGACAACCAAGGCCGAAATCGTTCAGGCCGAGGAAGAGCGCCAAGTGCGCAAGGTTGAAGCCAATGTTGACGATATCGTCACCTTCGAAGAATACCAGTTGGACGACGCCCAAGTGGTGGTCATTGCTTACGGCTCGACCTCCCGTTCGGCTCGTTATGCTGTCAATGCTGCCCGCGAGCAGGGCATCAAGGCCGGCATGTTCCGCATCAAGACCTTCTGGCCGTTCCCGGATAAGCAGATCAAGGCTTTGGCCGGCAAGGTCAAAGGTTTTGTCGTACCTGAGATGAACCTGGGTATGTGTGCCAATGAAGTGGAGCGCTGCGCTCAAGGCAAAGCCCCGATCCTCGGAATCTTCCGTGTTGACGGCGAGCCGATTAATCCCGACCAGATACTCGAGAAGATGAAGGAGGTTAAGTAA
- a CDS encoding 2-oxoacid:ferredoxin oxidoreductase subunit beta yields the protein MAFEYEKYIRPGKLPHIWCPGCGHGIVMKGLIRAMDTLGLKKENTAIVSGIGCASRLPGYIDCCTLHTAHGRAAAFATGVKLAKPEMNVILCGGDGDGTAIGGNHFIHACRRNIDMTYIIMNNYIYGMTGGQFSPATPTGHKASTTPYGNPDPNFDIAKLAIGAGATFVARGTAFHANQIDKLIVEAIQHKGFSVVEILDDCPTTYGRRNKYKSVIEMMNRLKEVAVPIKAAEKMTAEQLQGKVLTGVLYKEEKPEYTAEYAKVIERAQAAK from the coding sequence ATGGCTTTTGAATATGAAAAGTACATTCGTCCGGGCAAGCTGCCCCATATCTGGTGCCCGGGCTGCGGTCACGGCATCGTTATGAAGGGCTTGATCCGCGCAATGGATACTCTTGGTCTCAAGAAGGAAAATACGGCCATTGTGTCCGGTATCGGCTGCGCTTCCCGACTCCCCGGCTACATTGACTGCTGCACCCTGCACACCGCCCACGGCCGTGCCGCTGCTTTTGCAACCGGCGTGAAGCTGGCCAAGCCGGAAATGAACGTGATCCTGTGCGGCGGCGACGGCGACGGTACCGCCATCGGCGGCAACCACTTCATCCATGCCTGCCGCCGTAACATCGACATGACCTACATCATCATGAACAACTACATCTACGGCATGACCGGCGGCCAGTTCTCCCCGGCCACCCCGACCGGCCACAAGGCCTCCACCACGCCGTACGGTAACCCTGATCCGAACTTCGACATCGCCAAACTGGCCATCGGAGCCGGCGCCACCTTCGTGGCCCGCGGCACCGCTTTCCATGCCAACCAGATCGACAAGCTGATCGTGGAAGCCATCCAGCACAAAGGTTTCTCCGTGGTCGAGATCCTGGACGACTGCCCCACAACCTACGGCCGTCGCAACAAGTACAAGTCGGTTATCGAGATGATGAACCGCCTGAAGGAAGTTGCCGTACCGATCAAGGCTGCCGAGAAGATGACCGCCGAGCAGCTGCAGGGCAAGGTCCTGACCGGTGTTCTCTACAAAGAGGAAAAACCCGAATATACCGCCGAGTATGCCAAGGTTATCGAGCGCGCCCAGGCCGCCAAGTAA
- a CDS encoding 2-oxoacid:acceptor oxidoreductase family protein, which yields MSRYELRFSGAGGQGLITAGIIMAKAASIYEGKQAVQSQSYGPEARGGASKSEVIISDGAIDYPKVTQCDALLAMTQEAANKYSHDLKEGGVLLIDSDLVKNVPPGNFKTVAFPIINTAKNDVGREIVANIVALGAMVALTGQVTRENAEKAVLSSVPEAFLELNKKAFSMGYDKAIAASA from the coding sequence ATGTCCAGATATGAACTCAGATTTTCCGGCGCAGGGGGGCAGGGGCTCATCACCGCCGGCATCATCATGGCTAAGGCCGCCTCCATCTACGAGGGAAAACAGGCCGTCCAGTCGCAGAGCTACGGTCCCGAGGCCCGTGGCGGCGCTTCCAAGTCGGAAGTCATCATCTCCGACGGCGCCATCGACTACCCCAAGGTAACCCAGTGCGATGCGCTTCTGGCCATGACCCAGGAAGCAGCCAACAAGTACTCCCATGACCTGAAAGAGGGTGGGGTGCTGCTGATCGATTCCGATCTGGTCAAAAACGTACCGCCGGGGAATTTCAAGACCGTTGCATTCCCGATTATCAACACGGCCAAAAACGATGTGGGACGTGAAATCGTTGCCAATATCGTTGCCCTGGGCGCCATGGTTGCCCTGACCGGCCAGGTGACCCGCGAAAATGCCGAGAAAGCCGTGCTTTCCAGCGTTCCCGAAGCATTCCTGGAGCTGAACAAGAAGGCCTTCAGCATGGGATACGATAAGGCAATCGCAGCCAGCGCCTGA
- the ruvB gene encoding Holliday junction branch migration DNA helicase RuvB: MNSRTIAPQKNDDDFQYDATLRPRALGEYIGQEKIKQNLGLFIDAAKGRGEALDHVLLYGPPGLGKTTLANIVACEMGVNIKSTSGPVIERPGDLAAILTNLEAHDVLFIDEIHRLSHVVEEVLYPAMEDFQLDIVIGQGPSARSIKLDLPRFTLVGATTRAGLLSSPLRDRFGVISRLEFYTDSELATIITRSSHILGMEIESQGAHELARRSRGTPRIANRLLRRVRDFAQVRANGIITRDVVQETLRLLDIDEKGFDYMDRIILLTIIDKFNGGPVGLDTIAAAISEESDTIEDVYEPYLIQNGFLNRTPRGRVATVAAYQHLGRTAPESSQARLF; this comes from the coding sequence ATGAATTCCCGCACCATTGCTCCCCAAAAAAACGACGACGATTTTCAGTACGATGCAACCCTGCGTCCCCGGGCACTCGGCGAATATATCGGCCAGGAAAAGATCAAGCAGAACCTGGGTCTTTTCATCGATGCAGCCAAGGGGAGGGGGGAGGCGCTTGATCATGTGCTGCTGTATGGCCCTCCCGGCCTGGGCAAGACCACCCTGGCCAACATCGTGGCCTGCGAAATGGGGGTGAACATCAAGTCCACCTCCGGTCCCGTGATCGAGCGCCCGGGAGACCTGGCTGCCATTCTCACCAATCTGGAAGCACATGACGTTCTGTTCATCGACGAAATCCACCGGCTGTCCCACGTTGTCGAAGAGGTGCTTTACCCGGCCATGGAGGACTTTCAGCTGGACATCGTGATCGGCCAGGGGCCCAGCGCCCGTTCGATCAAGCTGGACCTGCCCCGTTTCACCCTGGTCGGTGCCACCACCCGTGCCGGGCTGCTCTCCTCGCCACTGCGTGATCGCTTCGGCGTCATCTCCCGGTTGGAATTCTATACCGACAGCGAACTGGCGACCATCATCACCCGCTCTTCACACATCCTGGGGATGGAGATCGAATCGCAGGGTGCGCACGAACTGGCCAGGCGCAGCCGCGGGACGCCGCGCATCGCCAACCGGCTGCTGCGTCGGGTGCGTGATTTCGCCCAGGTCAGGGCAAACGGCATCATCACCCGGGACGTGGTTCAGGAAACGCTGAGGCTGCTGGACATCGACGAAAAGGGCTTTGATTACATGGATCGCATCATTCTGCTGACGATCATCGACAAGTTCAACGGCGGACCGGTGGGGCTGGACACGATTGCCGCCGCCATCAGCGAGGAAAGCGATACGATCGAAGACGTTTACGAGCCCTATCTGATACAGAACGGGTTTCTCAACCGTACACCGCGCGGGCGGGTTGCCACCGTCGCAGCCTATCAGCACCTGGGCCGCACCGCGCCGGAATCCTCGCAGGCGCGGTTATTTTGA
- a CDS encoding DnaA ATPase domain-containing protein: MQQIFEFPVASLLTFDSFIGCDGNSAAVQFARRIADPADAENLLYLYGPSGSGKTHLLKAIAHALGSACHCAIPCLSCRDILSADQLFEVLNDAPALLVDDLHLLRDDPSLRGGLWQVFNDHYTAGRKIALAGLHSPRELPHLDDHLISRLLWGLVSRLDTSDDDSRRMILKKIADDRQVRVPDDVVDYILITTSREVGDLITTFETLYRLSMAQKRKISLSLARESREYLTAGGRPL, translated from the coding sequence ATGCAGCAGATTTTCGAATTCCCGGTAGCTTCGCTGCTGACCTTCGACAGTTTCATCGGTTGCGACGGCAATTCCGCAGCGGTGCAGTTCGCCAGGCGAATCGCCGATCCCGCCGACGCGGAGAACCTGCTGTATCTCTACGGTCCTTCCGGCTCCGGAAAAACCCATCTGCTCAAGGCGATCGCCCATGCGCTGGGTTCAGCCTGCCATTGTGCGATCCCCTGTCTCTCCTGTCGCGATATCCTTTCCGCCGACCAGTTGTTCGAGGTTCTGAACGATGCTCCCGCCCTGCTGGTCGACGACCTGCATCTGCTGCGGGACGATCCCTCCCTGAGGGGGGGGCTGTGGCAGGTTTTCAACGATCACTATACCGCCGGCCGGAAGATAGCTCTGGCCGGGCTGCATAGCCCGCGGGAGTTGCCCCATCTGGACGACCATCTGATCTCGCGTCTGTTATGGGGACTGGTTTCCAGGCTGGACACCTCCGATGATGATTCCCGCCGCATGATACTGAAAAAGATCGCCGATGACCGCCAGGTGCGGGTGCCCGACGATGTGGTCGACTATATTCTCATCACCACCAGCCGGGAGGTAGGTGACCTGATCACTACCTTCGAAACCCTCTATCGCCTTTCCATGGCCCAGAAACGGAAGATTTCTTTGTCGCTCGCCAGGGAATCCCGCGAATATCTGACTGCGGGGGGGAGGCCCCTATGA
- a CDS encoding J domain-containing protein has protein sequence MTPYKNRLKTPEEIELGKKRDELAKAQHRLAEWEQAYTELKSEIRSFEQVYAQVLGARISQLEDLEWQLNGLLEGEGEKGASVSSLNEEGFTQFQHRTDLLDDDFAPMPGGSQKSLKSLYREVAKAIHPDLASDDEERLRRQELMTEANRAYSAGDRTVLEEILSEWEQGPEMVSGLDVAMELVRVIRLIARAEQNTQALIRQIKELKASDIYSFKIRVDEAAADGIDLMAEMAATVDLDIAKTRRRLAVLRGDGEKTEGTDGPPLETRLIRFPSEYSCGMLYERSSGSVDYRDWHRLGGARGVREVFLDKAVRLDVKGTTENEMRFLQALQPDDLQALFLYDINDSSLAYLSHLSGLQELYLSNTSVTDEGLCQLQALHGLRRLYIYHSAISDSGLLNLTQLSGLKWLTCSGTAITEEGLSVFRELLPACKAVSFEWRHGK, from the coding sequence ATGACCCCCTATAAGAATCGTCTCAAGACACCTGAAGAGATCGAACTGGGCAAAAAACGCGATGAGCTTGCCAAGGCACAACACCGCCTGGCTGAATGGGAGCAGGCCTATACGGAACTCAAATCCGAGATCCGGAGTTTCGAACAGGTCTATGCGCAGGTTCTGGGGGCGCGCATCAGCCAGTTGGAAGACCTGGAGTGGCAATTGAACGGGCTGCTGGAGGGGGAGGGGGAAAAAGGCGCATCCGTTTCCTCACTGAATGAAGAAGGCTTTACGCAGTTTCAGCACCGTACCGATCTCTTGGACGACGATTTCGCACCCATGCCGGGTGGATCGCAGAAAAGCCTGAAAAGCCTGTACCGCGAGGTCGCCAAAGCCATCCATCCCGATCTCGCATCCGACGACGAGGAGCGCCTGCGCCGGCAGGAGCTGATGACCGAGGCCAACCGGGCCTATTCGGCCGGTGACCGCACGGTGCTGGAAGAGATCCTCAGTGAGTGGGAACAGGGTCCTGAAATGGTCTCGGGCCTGGACGTAGCCATGGAGCTGGTGCGGGTCATCCGGCTGATAGCCCGGGCGGAGCAGAATACCCAAGCCCTGATTCGACAGATCAAAGAACTCAAGGCCAGCGATATCTACAGTTTCAAGATAAGGGTCGATGAGGCTGCGGCTGACGGTATTGACCTGATGGCCGAGATGGCCGCCACGGTTGACCTCGATATCGCCAAAACCAGACGGCGCCTGGCGGTATTGAGAGGTGACGGGGAGAAAACGGAGGGAACTGACGGCCCTCCCCTGGAAACCCGCCTGATACGCTTTCCGTCAGAATATTCCTGCGGTATGCTCTACGAACGCAGCAGCGGTTCGGTCGACTACCGGGACTGGCACCGTCTGGGGGGCGCCCGCGGTGTGCGGGAGGTGTTTCTCGACAAGGCGGTACGGCTGGATGTCAAAGGCACGACCGAAAATGAAATGCGTTTCCTCCAGGCCTTGCAGCCCGACGATCTGCAGGCGCTTTTCCTGTACGATATCAACGACAGCTCTCTGGCATATCTGTCGCACCTGAGCGGCCTGCAGGAGCTCTATCTCTCCAATACCTCCGTTACCGACGAGGGGTTGTGCCAGCTGCAGGCACTGCATGGCCTGCGCCGCCTCTACATCTATCACAGCGCCATCAGCGACTCCGGTCTGCTCAATCTGACGCAGTTGAGCGGCCTCAAATGGCTGACCTGCAGTGGCACAGCCATTACCGAAGAGGGGTTGTCCGTTTTCCGCGAACTGCTGCCCGCCTGCAAGGCGGTCAGCTTCGAATGGCGGCACGGCAAATAG